In the genome of Candidatus Paceibacterota bacterium, one region contains:
- a CDS encoding DUF2975 domain-containing protein codes for MKKGSTFILKVAVIILGAGVLALCIFALPEMWEGGSAEFPTASWSLFLIMIGMYATAVPFFIALWQTLKLLNYIDKNMAFSELSVRALKNIKYCAIAIGVLYMGGVPLLFPIADADDAPGLVVIGFVIACIPIVIAIFAAVLERLLRDAIKSQR; via the coding sequence ATGAAAAAAGGATCAACATTTATTTTGAAGGTGGCGGTAATTATCTTGGGGGCTGGCGTGCTCGCTTTATGTATTTTCGCTTTACCTGAAATGTGGGAAGGTGGTTCAGCTGAATTTCCAACTGCTAGCTGGTCTCTCTTCCTCATCATGATCGGCATGTACGCGACAGCTGTGCCTTTCTTCATCGCGCTTTGGCAGACTTTGAAACTTTTGAATTATATCGACAAAAATATGGCTTTCTCAGAATTATCAGTCAGAGCACTCAAAAATATAAAGTACTGCGCGATTGCGATCGGTGTTTTATATATGGGCGGCGTGCCCCTCCTCTTCCCAATTGCCGATGCAGATGATGCTCCAGGCCTCGTAGTGATCGGATTCGTCATTGCCTGTATCCCTATCGTGATCGCGATCTTTGCTGCAGTGCTAGAGAGACTTTTGCGAGATGCGATAAAAAGTCAACGATGA
- a CDS encoding VOC family protein: protein MIPKNTICLWFDKDAENAANFYAATFPDSKVANVFHAPSDFPSGKKGDVLTVEFTVCNIPCIGLNGGPTFKQNEAFSFQIRTDDQEETDRYWNAIVLNGGEESECGWCKDRWGVSWQITPRTLTEALAAGGAEAKRAFDAMMTMKKIDVAAIDTARRG from the coding sequence ATGATACCAAAAAATACAATTTGTCTGTGGTTTGATAAGGATGCGGAAAATGCAGCGAATTTCTATGCCGCTACTTTTCCTGATAGCAAAGTAGCTAATGTTTTTCATGCACCTAGCGATTTTCCAAGTGGCAAGAAAGGCGATGTGCTCACGGTAGAGTTTACTGTTTGCAATATTCCATGTATCGGTTTGAACGGTGGCCCAACGTTTAAACAAAATGAAGCATTTTCTTTCCAGATCAGAACAGACGATCAAGAAGAAACAGATCGCTACTGGAATGCGATTGTTCTAAATGGTGGAGAAGAGAGTGAATGTGGTTGGTGTAAGGATCGATGGGGTGTATCTTGGCAGATCACGCCGCGCACTTTAACAGAGGCGCTCGCAGCTGGTGGCGCAGAAGCAAAACGCGCTTTTGATGCAATGATGACCATGAAAAAAATTGATGTCGCAGCTATCGATACTGCAAGAAGAGGCTAA
- a CDS encoding YdeI/OmpD-associated family protein encodes MTKKESVLHKMPADLQRALDSSAAGKATWEDITPLARNEWICWVISGKKAETRTIRIEKALSKLKSGMRRPCCWAGCPHR; translated from the coding sequence ATGACCAAGAAAGAAAGTGTTTTGCACAAGATGCCTGCTGATTTGCAGAGAGCTCTTGACTCTTCGGCTGCTGGGAAAGCGACATGGGAAGATATTACCCCGCTTGCGCGCAATGAGTGGATTTGCTGGGTTATATCAGGCAAGAAAGCGGAAACGAGAACTATCCGTATTGAGAAGGCCCTCTCAAAATTAAAAAGCGGAATGCGCAGGCCCTGCTGTTGGGCTGGATGCCCTCATCGTTGA
- a CDS encoding GNAT family N-acetyltransferase: MENISGGKILKNLKRMINQVFTLLNKLIEEYLNMDLELRRVTSEDWMAYRDFRLSALQSKDAKAFGGSYEKESIRSHEEWRIRLEDNGERFFYGCFYKNEIVSAAGVYFDNKGKDKWSNNWIIVGVYTRPEFRNRGFSYKTMEAVLGKLKSDGVKKVILMVNTKQESAINLYTKLGFKNVELIKDHPMGDGQTHDEFVMEKILAE; encoded by the coding sequence GTGGAAAATATCTCAGGAGGCAAGATTTTAAAAAATCTTAAAAGGATGATAAACCAGGTGTTCACGCTTCTCAATAAATTGATTGAAGAATATTTAAATATGGATTTAGAATTGAGGAGAGTTACAAGTGAAGATTGGATGGCCTATAGGGATTTTAGACTCTCAGCTCTTCAATCGAAAGACGCCAAAGCATTTGGTGGCTCTTATGAGAAGGAGAGTATACGTTCTCACGAGGAGTGGCGAATACGACTAGAAGACAATGGAGAAAGATTTTTTTACGGATGTTTTTATAAGAATGAAATCGTTTCTGCCGCAGGAGTTTATTTTGATAACAAAGGTAAGGATAAATGGAGTAATAATTGGATTATCGTAGGAGTCTACACTCGGCCGGAGTTTAGGAATCGTGGGTTCTCGTATAAAACGATGGAAGCGGTTCTAGGCAAACTCAAATCAGATGGGGTGAAGAAAGTGATTTTGATGGTCAATACTAAACAAGAGTCGGCGATCAATCTTTACACCAAATTGGGATTCAAAAATGTAGAGCTTATAAAAGATCATCCAATGGGCGATGGCCAAACCCATGATGAATTTGTGAT
- a CDS encoding DUF2103 domain-containing protein translates to MSKHSRSGGKFTGNHTTLIPAATIVCDVADACPSVTKIAPDFIKAGLRSVNGQRRVKITEKNGAILLSVRDNASHQYVYVYTKDVQAAKLAIARGARNEGLIISFGGMGGE, encoded by the coding sequence ATGTCTAAACATTCAAGGTCGGGTGGCAAGTTTACAGGCAACCACACGACCCTTATCCCGGCCGCAACTATCGTATGTGATGTTGCGGACGCCTGTCCCAGCGTGACCAAAATCGCCCCAGATTTCATCAAAGCTGGTTTGAGATCCGTCAATGGCCAGCGCAGAGTGAAGATCACTGAAAAGAATGGAGCGATCCTTCTTTCTGTGAGAGATAATGCGTCCCATCAATACGTTTACGTGTACACAAAAGATGTGCAAGCAGCAAAGCTTGCTATTGCCCGAGGGGCGCGGAACGAAGGACTGATCATCAGTTTCGGTGGGATGGGTGGAGAATAA